A single Cyclopterus lumpus isolate fCycLum1 chromosome 1, fCycLum1.pri, whole genome shotgun sequence DNA region contains:
- the rps15a gene encoding 40S ribosomal protein S15a produces the protein MVRMNVLADALKCINNAEKRGKRQVLLRPCSKVIVRFLTVMMKHGYIGEFEIIDDHRAGKIVVNLTGRLNKCGVISPRFDLQLKDLEKWQNNLLPSRQFGYIVLTTSAGIMDHEEARRKHTGGKILGFFF, from the exons ATGGTGCGCATGAACGTTCTCGCGGATGCTCTGAAATGCATCAACAATGCTGAGAAGCGTGGGAAACGCCAGGTCCTCCTCAGGCCCTGCTCCAAGGTTATTGTGCGCTTCCTAACCGTCATGATGAAGCACG GTTACATTGGTGAGTTTGAGATCATTGACGACCACAGAGCTGGAAAAATCGTCGTCAATCTCACAGGCAGGCTGAACAAG TGTGGAGTGATCAGTCCACGTTTTGATCTCCAGCTCAAGGATCTGGAGAAGTGGCAGAACAACCTGCTGCCATCAAGACAGTTTGG ATACATTGTGCTGACCACCTCAGCTGGCATCATGGACCACGAAGAGGCCAGACGGAAACACACAGGAGGCAAAATCCTTGGAttctttttctaa